The following nucleotide sequence is from Sander vitreus isolate 19-12246 chromosome 11, sanVit1, whole genome shotgun sequence.
ATACCAGAGCAGGGAATAATATATAGGAAGTGCAGGCTTTCAGCAGAAAGAACAGAACCTGTCCTACAGAAACGTGATGTAAAATGGACTCAGAGCGGAGTATTCTGTCTGCTCTGTTGCGTAAGTGAGCATTTCCATCCACTCTCTCATTTCAGGGCTCCTTTCCGGGGAACCTCCAGCTGGTTCTGATTCTGAGGCCCACGACCCTCCTGCAGCGTACACTCTCTGACATCCTCTTCAAGTTCAACAAGGATGAGTTCAAGATGAAGGTGCCGGTGCGTACAGTCACTCCTGTTACCTCTGGAAACACTGCTTCAGTGACTTGTATTTCTTCCCTTTGTGGGACCAATCCAACTTATTTAAGAAAGAAGAGTTTAATAGAATGCTCATTAAAGTACATAATATCCTAGTTAATATGATTATTATCTATGTATATAATAGTTTCAAGTGTTTCTGTTTCAGGTGATCATGCTGAGCTCAATAACGGAGCTACACTCCTACATCGACCGCTCCCAGCTAACCCAGGAACTCGGAGGAACGCAGGAGTACTGCCATGAGAAGTGGATCTCTCACCGCACTGTATGTACACTGTACACCACCTTAGTGGTCAACATGGACAACATAACGCTGTTCCACATTACAAGGCACTTTATGAGTGACATGAATTAATACCTACTGTGAAAAAGTACATGTAAAAGGTAAAGACAAATAAGTTAAATTTGAGATGCTCAATCTACCCTTATATGTCTGTGTCTTGCATATATGTCAACATACTATAGTGTAATAAAAGTTAATAAATGATAATGATATCATCAAAACATGGCCAAAACTTAAGAATTTAACCCTCCATTAATTCTGTCTAATAAAATCAGGATCACCTGAATCTAAAAAATGAAGTCACtgcaaattgttgttttttcttggtCACATTATGAGCATTGCATGCTGACAATCTTTGTTGTGGCTTGCATGCATCAGGCGATTGAAGGCTTTGCATTGATGGTAAAGAAAACTGCACAGACCCTGCAGTCGTTTGGGACTGAGCTGGCTGAAACTGAACTCCCCAATGAAATCCAGGCCACAACCATCCTACTAAGCACCCACACCAACAAGAAAGACAAAATGAAGGTAACACTgttaacatacacatacattgtttatatatatacagtatattagttATGTATTTGGATTATATCAcctagggatgtaacggtatgaaaatttaacgtcacggttatagtgaccaaaattatcGTTATTAATCGGTTTTCAGTGTTATCGCGGTATTTttaagtgtgttcaatatgttcagaaagcagtgataggcctacacaagctgaactagtttcaaaaagtgtaacagtgtttattatattacaaaaatataggcaaaacCTTATGAAAAGTGcaacttttaacatcaaaggaacatgtaaacagcttatttgTCAGGAACATTTCCAGTAGTGCAGGTTTAAATTATACAAATCCAAACATTCAAGCTAAGACATAAAGAACAATATGTAAATGTGAAACTGTACACATGAACACTTTAAAGTCAAATTAaattatcacggttttcggtattaaATTTATCGcggtttaccgttacaccggtaatcgttacatccctaatatCACCCCATCTGTCCATGTATGTCTGTAGGAGGATCTGCTGGTAGCTCTGGGTCAGGGCAGCAGGCTGCTGGAGAGCATCAATGAGCCTGTGGTGCGAGACCCCGACTACAACATGAACCAGGATGAACTGGAGAACCTGGCTACAGTGCAAAGGTTAGAACCACTAGAGCTGATAAAGCTGCAGGATGGCTAGTAAACACCAGACTCTGTGTTGTAATTTTGTAAAAGAGCAAATAATCCAGACTATCAATGGCATAAAGTAACAAGCCAGATGAAAGAGATAATGTTTCAGATGTTTAACACATCTGGTTCTGTCACATACAGTATCATACATATCAACTGAAAATGATTATGGTTACAGTAACACTGTATTTGGGTTACTGTTGACATTGAGATAAGTGAATTATTAAAACAGTTGAAAGCAAATAGTCATATAATTTGTCGTTTTTACAATTTATCATGGTAATTAAATATCCTTTaaaccatttatttaatttaccaaacATTTTCAGTTTACTGCTTCTTAATGTGAGTCTTTGTTTACTTTTCTCAATTACATATACCTTTcatatctttgtgtttttattaatattgGTTTGGAAAGATTTGCGATTTTGAAAcattcttttgtcatttttgatgggtatttgtcattattatttttcatatttaaacaaactGATCTGTACATCTCCTCTATCTCTAACCATTACATAACATTACTAAGCATTTAAGATACACACTGTAGTCATTTCAGTCGAGTGTCAGCGCCAGACTAAAGATATTGTGCTTATCGCTCTGATTGATCCATGTAACAAAGATTTAAGCCAGTCgactttgtttgttgttgttgatgacaGATAATTTGTTCACAGCTGTCTCAGCTCTGCCTTCAGTAGAGTTGTAATAATAGTTGGCAAGGCAGTGTGCTCTGAGGTTAGTCAGTGCGGTATTTTAAGGAACACTGAGGGCACTGAATCCCGTGTCAACGGGCATTAGCTCTAcataacattcacacacacacacgcacacacacagcaaatatATCCAAATACCTCAGTCAGAATCCCCCATTGCATTTTCTACTCTATTCATTTCTCTCCTCACTACTTTTGGTCTCCTGCCTGTTTTTTAACAATCGATTTCGGTCTCTTGCTGTCCCCATCTCTTTCTCCGCTCTTCTTTCAGACTGTTGTCTCAGCTGGATGAGACAGAAAGGGCTTTTGATGAATTCTGGGTGAGGCATCAAACCAAACTGGAGCAGTGTCTCCAACTGCGCCACTTTGAGCACAACTACAGAGAGGTGAGCTGGAGCCTGTTAGTTGTTACCACATGATCCCCGTTAAACCTGAAAACTGACTGTGGTATTTCTGCTGCAGGTGAGGGCTCTGCTGGATCAGGTGTCTGAGAAACTTGCAACCTTCTCTGAAGTGGGGATCAGCCCAGCCCACGCTGACCATATTCTGTGTGAACTCACCACCTAtgaggagagagtgtgtgtaagtAATACCCCACCCCTCACAAAGCTAAAGCTTTGTTTAACCATGGCATGAATAGATGAGTAATATCGTTTATAATGGGGTGGGTTTGTTGTTGGTGGGATAAAACAGACCTCAGTGAGCCAAAATAATGTCTTTATTATAATCATATTCATAAAATCATAATACATAAAGTAAAGTATCTACATAGTACTTCTTGAAAAAGGTCTAAATGAGcataatttcatttaaaaaacacacactctgccAAGGCTGCACAATCATCTACATTTGCttagaaaatattttaaaaagttgaaCTCTCATCTGGATCCAGATCTgcatcaaaatacacatttcagtCATGTTGATTGGCTGATGGTGGCCAAGCTTTTGGGCCAGTACTTAAATCATGTCTGGGAATGTTGCAAAAATAACCATATAAGTATATTGTGTTGTAGTATGATGAATATGAATAAGTATATCACATAACCACTACAGTATggttatttaaatgtaaatatatatatgtatgtatatatgtatgtacagtggggcaaaaaagtatttagtcagccaccaattgtgcaagttctcccacttaaaaagatgagagaggcctgtaattttcatcataggtagacttcaactatgagagacaaaatgaggggaaaaaaatccagaaatcacattgtaggatttttaatgaatttatttgcaaatgatggtggaaaataagtatttggtcaataacaaaagttcatctcaatactttgttatataccctttgtcggcaatgacagaggtcaaacgttttctgtaagtcttcacaaggttttcacacactgttgctggtattttagcccattcctccatgcagatctctagagcagtgatgttttggggctgtcgctgggcaacacagactttcaactccctccaaagattttctatggggttgagatctggagactggctaggccactccaggaccttgaaatgcttcttacgaagccactccttcgttgcccgggcggtgtgtttgggatcattgtcatgcatcttcaatgcccttgctgatggaaggaggttttcactcaaaatctcacgatacatggccccattcattctttcctttacacggatcagtcgtcctggtccctttgcagaaaaaacagccccaaagcatgatgtttccacccccatgcttcacagtaggtatggtgttctttggatgcaactcagcattccttcccctccaaacacgacaagttgagtttttaccaaaaagttctattttggtttcatctgaccatatgacaccttgtatgtcttccattttcttataattgctcccacagttgatttcttcacaccaagctgcttacctattgcagattcagtcttcccagcctggtgcaggtctacaattttgtttctggtgtcctttgacagctctttggtcttggccatagtggagtttggagtgtgactgtttgaggttgtggacaggtgtcttttatactgataacaagttcaaacaggtgccattaatacaggtaacgagtggaggacagaggagcctcttaaagaagaagttacaggtctgtgagagccagaaatcttgcttgtttgtaggtgaccaaatacttaattttcccgaggaatttgcaaataaattcattaaaaatcctacaatgtgattttctggattttattttctcattttgtctctcatagttgaagtctacctatgatgaaaattacatgcctctctcatctttttaagtgggagaacttgcacaattggtggctgactaaatacttttttgccccactatatatatatatatatatgtgtgtgtgtgtgtgtgtgtgtatgtatatatatatgtatgtatgtatgtatgtatgtatgtgtgtgtgtgtgtgtgtatatatatatatatgtgtatatatatgtatgtgtatatgatCTTTATTAATACatcctgtgtgtatatgtttatacttatattgtttatattctttttatccttcatatatttagagaatgtgtgacatgcaccaacaacaccaagacaaattccttgtatgtgtaaaaaacgtacttggcaataaagccctttctgattctgattctgatatagtGCCACCTATGGGCAAAATGCCATTACATTTTGCCAGACCTCTCAGagatatggtgcatacaattGGACAGTGCATTCAAGAGTTATACTATATAACTCAAAATTCAGGCTCATCCAGGTATGAACAATTTGGCGAAAATGACTTATAGgggtgcctggatagctcacctggtagagcgcgtgcccatatatagaggttaacTGGTCCCAGTTCGACTCcggcctgcggccctttgctgcatgtcattccccctctctctcccctttcatgtcttaagctgtcctataaaaataaaggcctaaaatgcccaaaaataatctttaaacaaaaagaaaacgacTTATAGTTAGAAGGAATACTTAACAAGTATGACTCCACACTGGTCCACAGGTGGTGCTGAACAGAGTATCATCGTTGGCCCATGAGGGTGATGAGCTGATCCAGAACTCCCACTATGCTGAAgattccattcagcccaagtgCAGCGAGCTCAGAGCAATCAATGAGGATGTGCGCAGCAACCTGAGGGCCAAGAAGGACCACCTCCTCAAAGCCATGGAGCTGCACCACTGTTTGGAGAGAGTAAGATGACCACACACTCCCGGTGTAGTTGCTTTgtcttgtttgttgttgtttttttactgattCTTTCTTCTCTGCTGTCCTCCTCAGGCTTCTAAATGGGTTGATGATGGTATATACCTGCTTGCATCTCAGCCAGTAGACAAGTGTCAATCACATGAGGGGGCGGAGTTAGCCCTTAAGGAGCTGGAGCGTTACCTGGATAACTCAGGCCAGAACCAACTGACAGACCTCAGCACCATCTGGAGTGATTATGAGGCAGTGCTCAACCAGCAGTTCAGAGTAAGACGACCAAACAAAGAATAaatgtgttgcatttttaaACATCAGTATGTCAGTGTAAAATGGAATGTGACAATTaatacatatgtgtatgtgacgATTTAGGGCAGTTATTGAAAACTGATATGACCAATGTCCAGACTATTAACATTTTTCTCACATCAGAATGTTTGaccacattttcaaaaacaaaacaaaaaatgttttgtttcacaaagAAGATGTTATGTCTGTTAGTGTTATCTATTGCTACACAGAAGAGGATGAACATTTTGTGCAAGTAATTTCCATTGCTCTTTCAGTTATCTGATTAGATGACATGAGAAACTGTCGTAATCGTGACATTAGTTGTGCTGGGAAAAAAGCAACCAAGAGgatttttttatactgtaaagCTATCCCAAAAGTCTATTATagatgtatgtttgtatgtcttAAAATAAAGATACTTGACATAAGACATTTATGTTCATTTCTAATGATATGCTGACAGAAGAAATACTCACTCAAGTATTGACACTCCTCTGAACTTCTTGTGTATCAGGACCAAGTGGAGAAGGTTTTCCAGAAGCAGTCGTCCATGCAGGAGATGTTTGACAAGAGGAGGGTAAGCCTGAAGAAGCTAGCAGCTAAACAGACAAGGCCGGTGCAGCCGGTAGCCCCCCGACCTGAAGCCTTCATCAAATCCCCCCTCAGCTCGCCCGGTCAGTCTCCACACATCCACACCTAGTCCATTTATTTCACACATTGCAGAGCCTTTTAGAGGCTTTTATGCTCTTTATTCTTTGCATGGCCCCAATGCTATTCACATGATGTATATCGCTTAAATGTACATTATCAGACTCTACCTTTAGACTTTAACAGCCCTTTAACACTTGATAGAGTAGCTGGATAAAATGGGCCCCACTAATGGCGTGTACTGTACCTTACCTGTCAAACAACATGGACGCTATATTTTAGAAACTTTCATTGTtgacacaaataacacagacATTATAACTGAGGTATAGGTACTTGAGAATTTAGGAATGTTAGTGATCTTAGCATCTATAAGCATACACATTAATGGATGGCTTTTGGTCTGTGttttatagtttaaaaaaaaaaacacaacgcaTTCATGAGGACTGTTATGGTCTTTATTTTCCTGTATGAGAAGATAAACTCCTGTGAAAAGCTTCAGTAAAAAGCTTGTATCAACATAATATCATCaatataataaacacaaatTTAAAACAAGAAATGAAAAACGCTTTATTTTAATGTCTGTTTCTTTGCATATCAGGCTTTCTTCAGGTCCCCTTTTGCATTTTGCAGATAATGTATTGGCAGCATGATGTATATTGTAAACTTCAAGACACTTTTCTACACTATCtcatttggtttaaaaaataaattaaaattcatGGAGATTTGCTGTTGCTGACTGaaaaggcagcagaaataaTTTAAATGCTTTGAATTTGTAGCTACAACATGAAAACAAGATGAGATTAGAATACATTCTGAAATGTATAGTTCTCTATCAGCACAATAACGCCTCAGTGCAACAAGGGCTATACTTACTCTTGCACCCTCTACTTTTCATTTATAGGTTATATTAAtattcttttaaaatgtattttaatatttactgtaatagaaaACATTGTATATGTCAGACCATTAAAACTTCAAAACCATGTAATTTTAATAAACATATCTAGTACTAATACTACTATCCCAGTGATttctaataaaacaaaaaaagtttcaatcatcattttttaattcatgtaTATCTGTTTCCTCACTCATGTGTTCTAATTCTAGTTTATACGTAGACTACCAAGCATGTGACGCATCAAATATTAGTGTGGACTAATGACCAACCAAAACTTGCTTAGATAATCTACTTCTCCTGGCTGctgtaatatgttttatttgttctttgttttgtgcaAAGTGGAGAATGTTGTGTGTGCACATTAGACTGAAAGCTGTGGAATGAATTACTGTTGTATTGGTTTCATGTAATTCCGTGTGGGATGGGCCACTTAGTGGCATGACACgtaaataaaaatatcaatCAATCCATCAATCTACAATGGTATGTCAGTAGATGGatgcaacatttatttatttccctacATTTATTCTGACTGTTTTTCCTCATCCCCTTCCACAGCTCACAGAGCACAGCAGGTCAAAAAGTGCTCAGATACAGACTCTGGGAACAACTGTGAGAAAGTGAGTGTAGAGCATTGTCAtgactctgtttgtgtctgcacactgtctgtctctaaaGTTTGTATTGTCTGTCCCTTATCATGGTGGGTTTTTCTTCCCAGGGAAACGGCCAACTGCAGAACGGAGACAGTAACAGCAGACATGCCTCTCtgtcggaggaggaggagaacctGGCGGTGCTCAggaggtgagggatcagccgtCGCTCTTTCATCTGTAATCAAATTACACAGCAGATGGACTGTGTGAAAACGGTTATCTCATTATCTACAGAGCTGTGCATCTATCTTTTCTGAATCAAATCCTTCATTTGACCTCTCTTTTGCTTTGCCCTTCTCTCCGTCTCACTCTTTATTCTGTCCTTGTCTGCAGGCACGTTATGAACGAGCTGCTGGAAACTGAGAGAGCCTACGTGGAGGAGCTGCTCTGTGTATTACAGGTGTTTATTCACTCCCCTAAATGTGTATTATTCTCTGTCTTTTACTTGTGTCTagattttcatgttttgtttttgtgtgttgcagGGATATGCTTCGGAGATGGAAAATGCAGCAATGGCTCACCTCATCCCCGCTCCTTTGCAGAATAAAAAGGAGGTTCTGTTCGGCAACATGTCAGAAATCTACCACTTCCACGAGAGGTGAAGGAGCGCTATCAGCCTGTCATTGATGATACTGACCTGTTGTTAGTCCCCCAAAGCTCTATCTCTTTCATCAATAACATGATTTTGTTGTTTCCAGGACATTTCTGAGGGAGTTGGAGCAGTACACCGACTGCCCAGAGTTGGTGGGAAGGTGTTTTCTAGAGAGGGTGAGTGAATGAGATTTTCAGCACAGAGATGTGAATCCAACTTTGCTGATGAAACAGTTTCTTGAATAGAAATTGTTTTCCCTGCCGTCCTCTAGATGACAGACCTGCAGATTTATGAGAAGTACTGTCACAACAAGCCTCGCTCTGAAAGCCTTTGGAGGCAGTGCTCAGACTGTGCCTTCTTCCAGGTGAACACAGTCAGAAACTATGAAGttgttaaatacatttttactgtgttttatttgacacaattatttttttattccgaTCAGGAGTGTCAGAAGAAACTGGAGCATAAACTGGGCTTAGATTCCTACCTGCTGAAGCCTGTTCAGAGGATTACCAAATATCAGCTGCTACTGAAGGTATGATACTATCTCTTGTCTTTTGAGTAGAATTTCTGGTCTTCAGTCATTGCTCTGAGCTGcatgtttattgtgtttctgCCCACAGGAAATGCTGAAGTACAGCAAGAGCTGTGAGGGGGCCGATGACCTGCAGGAGGCACTGACCGCCATCTTGGGCATCCTCAAGGCTGTCAATGACTCCATGCACCTCATCGCCATTACAGGATATGAGGTGAGACGTTTAACAGAACGCAGGCTTTTATGAATCACAGAGCAGAAGCTTTTTATAGGTCACTGACGTAAAATAGACTGAGACATGCCGATCATTTGTGGTGAGGTTTAAGTGTAATGTCCTGGGCTAGCAGCACCTAGCACATTGGATTTCTTGCATGGTTGTCTCAGTCATATACAGGAGAAAGGATAAACACAAAGTATAAACAGGTCaaacattgattaaaaaaaaaaaaaaactccagatGAACACATAACACATCACAGAGACTAGACAGAAAAGAGATGCATTGATGGGACAGAGATTGAGTTGTTTTTAATATCAAATTATGGACTATTGAGCAAAAGCAGCATGCGGTCGACCGGCTCCAGCTCACAGCATCTTTTAACTCTTTCTTTTCTCAGGGTAATATGAGTGAGCTGGGTAAGCTGCTGATGCAGGGCTCATTCAGCGTGTGGACGGAGCACAAGAAAGGTCATGCCAAAGTTAAGGACCTGGCCCGTTTCAAGCCCATGCAGAGGCACCTCTTCCTCCACGAGAAGGCCCTGCTCTTCTgcaagaggagggaggagaacgGGGAAGGCTACGAGAAAGCTCCCTCATACAGCTTCAAACAATCTCTGAATGTGAGCACCTCCACGGTTGCAATGTTGAGAATTTTGCAGTGTTTGTTTCCAATACTGCCATCtactatttatatttataaaatacatttctatcTTGCTATCTTTTTAACAGATGAGTGCTGTCGGCATTACTGAGAATGCAAAGGGAGACAACAAGAAGTTTGAAATCTGGTGCAACTCCAGGGAAGAGGTTTATATTGTTCAGgtacaataacacacacaagttaAGTCTGTTGATattctacatttgttttgtaaatgaACCAATGAAATTGATCCAGCTAAGCATTGTGTTTGTATTCAAAGCCTGAGtgctctgtgccatagagctcagTCAATCCTTCATCTATATCCCGTAAATTCTCACTTGCACTTAGAAATATGAAGCTGAAAATTGCAATtagtaataattatatatatcaAAAACTGTACATTTTGAGTGCctagctgttttaggaaattgagccttttgaaaaaaatatatttagagAGATGCAATAACACATTGCtggtttttagttttattttatagaatttgttgacaattagaaaaaatacaatataacgACGGGCTTACTCGTGAAGTACAATGTACTGAACAATAGGCATGTATATGGATGTCTACCTCAATGTAACAGTGGTAAGCATAATACAGTTTACACTGAgctttttaatatttgtttaaccCTGTTTCAGGCGCAAACTGCTGAAGTAAAAACCACTTGGGTAAATGAGATCAGGAAGGTTCTGACAACCCAGCTGGAAGCGTGCAGAGGTACAGAGAGAGGATGTTCTTTAAAATCTATTACTAAATGTCATGTTAATACTGATATCCATGTTTAACCAGACAAGTAAAACACTAGTATTCCTATCAGTAAGGATTATGaaagacatttattttccaaaatgtttcatCATGGGTGTTTTTGAGGTGGTtgttctccctctctgtgtttcAAAAGCAAGCCAGCAGAGGGCACCAGATCAGGTTTCTCAGTTCCCTCCTGGGCCCAGCCTCAGGTAAGTCTGTACAGTCCCCACCTCATTATGTTCTCTTTCACAATTTAAACAGTTTGATTTCGGACCGCCTTTTAAAATTAATCTGCACGTGATCAGGAAAAATCTGTCTGTTGAAGCATCTTATTCTCCGCTTTTGTCCACCCACAGTCCATTAAAGTCTGGTAAGGAGAGCTtaaagaggggagaggagaagaaagctGAGCCCTGCAATCCTGATGCCAACTCCTCTTCTTCGCCAAAGCCAACAGGAAAAGGTGAGTAGGGAGACTAAAAGACTTCCAGTGAGACAGATGAAACCCTTtacttatttatattttttaacaaatcTGTCTCAAGTTTTTGTAGTGCATGTATTGTACAAACTACAGTACACTTATTGTATTTGTGATTAACCCCTGTCTTTTCCACTGAATCATATAACTTCTTCCCCCTTAATTCCTTTTCTTCCTCTATACTTGATTAACTtacccttccttccttcttccttcgTTCTTTTTGTCTGTCCCCCCTTATTGTCTGGGTCAGATGAGGCTGTGACAAGCCCTACTTCAGACAGAGCTGCTGTGGTCAAAAAGCGCTTTACTTTACAGGGCTTCAGTAACCTCAAAGCTCAGAAAGGTAACTGCAGGACATTCATTCAATTTCATATCCAACATATCACATCATCTCCTGCATTTGTGAAATGAAATAGTGTATTTCCAGTTAGTAgaaatccaaaaaaaaatttGAGTCATTTAAAGAatagacattttggaaaatcaCTTATTTGCTGTCCGATACCACTGTCATGTCTCTATGGTGACGACAAGTTACTGAAAAGTCAGTTACTGATCtcggccaagaaatagtccggcTCATACCTCCCCGGAAAACCAcagtttgtcatttttacacttaaggattttgtacagattaaacaaaccagATATGATGGGTTAGCTGGTTAGATTTTGCTTTGCTGGTATGCAGATTTTTGACAGagcctgtttccagtctttatgctaagctaagctaacagctgCTAGTGGTAGCttcatttttactgtacagacataagagtggtatctatcttctcatctaacttaaGACAAGTAGGTTAACCTCAGTCTCTGAAGGACAACATGAACAAAGATATACTTCAAAGACATTTCATAAGTAGGTCAAATACTGCATGCTTCCCTTCACAGAGCCCTCAACCACGGATGATAAAAGTTTTACATTACCATCCATGATGATCTTCCGGTCATCAGGTATCACACAGCTCTAGACCCTAGTTTCATTCAATCCAGCACAATTCCTCTTTCTCAgctttgacttgtcatagtggAAAAAACAAAGGTGTTactaaaaacattaacaatgaTTCTGTTGTGTTAAAGTGCCCCAGTAAGCCATTACAGTGTGACAGTAAGACAGCGTGCGAAATACCAGGACACTGAAACTGAAGcaactaaatggaattcagccaccATTCATTTTATTAGTTGCCCCTGGGCTTTTCTGGCTTTGACATCTCAAAATATCTTCTCCGAAGAAGGCCTATGTTACTGAACTTTGAGGTGCATTTTGCAGGTGCTCTCCTTCTTAGAATTAGTTTTCTACCTCTGTATTAGTCATCTTTCCTCAACCTTTCTGATCCAGCTGTCAGTTCAC
It contains:
- the mcf2lb gene encoding guanine nucleotide exchange factor DBS isoform X1, which codes for MGGEETLAHSGFLMEEDAEVELDSGFCMEVDSELSLAGQVSVGSDEHPDRGELDSFVVTGHTYSLFTSNEQTEGSPGGDGWIQTQEDGEMEADSGSMENEDIIAERGVEMDNQSEEVREEEGALDVCLLPVDESRGHVRISLEEVERYYRFSRCCHWLCDEIMQLDSSPLRAADITPDLKKQFAFLSGGRGDNGSPIIVFPEFPAFGEITDGEFHNVLTYLTSVPSLSSTGVGFILVIDRRQDRWAAVKGTLLRIAGSFPGNLQLVLILRPTTLLQRTLSDILFKFNKDEFKMKVPVIMLSSITELHSYIDRSQLTQELGGTQEYCHEKWISHRTAIEGFALMVKKTAQTLQSFGTELAETELPNEIQATTILLSTHTNKKDKMKEDLLVALGQGSRLLESINEPVVRDPDYNMNQDELENLATVQRLLSQLDETERAFDEFWVRHQTKLEQCLQLRHFEHNYREVRALLDQVSEKLATFSEVGISPAHADHILCELTTYEERVCVVLNRVSSLAHEGDELIQNSHYAEDSIQPKCSELRAINEDVRSNLRAKKDHLLKAMELHHCLERASKWVDDGIYLLASQPVDKCQSHEGAELALKELERYLDNSGQNQLTDLSTIWSDYEAVLNQQFRDQVEKVFQKQSSMQEMFDKRRVSLKKLAAKQTRPVQPVAPRPEAFIKSPLSSPAHRAQQVKKCSDTDSGNNCEKGNGQLQNGDSNSRHASLSEEEENLAVLRRHVMNELLETERAYVEELLCVLQGYASEMENAAMAHLIPAPLQNKKEVLFGNMSEIYHFHERTFLRELEQYTDCPELVGRCFLERMTDLQIYEKYCHNKPRSESLWRQCSDCAFFQECQKKLEHKLGLDSYLLKPVQRITKYQLLLKEMLKYSKSCEGADDLQEALTAILGILKAVNDSMHLIAITGYEGNMSELGKLLMQGSFSVWTEHKKGHAKVKDLARFKPMQRHLFLHEKALLFCKRREENGEGYEKAPSYSFKQSLNMSAVGITENAKGDNKKFEIWCNSREEVYIVQAQTAEVKTTWVNEIRKVLTTQLEACRASQQRAPDQVSQFPPGPSLSPLKSGKESLKRGEEKKAEPCNPDANSSSSPKPTGKGSPTSPDHKTKRQSDPTPFGFKDAGPPPLHLSRARWISTPSLLQTKWRGWNKASLSLDASEEHDGYSSAEDPLNSDPEDDNGKKLCAGKYTVMADYEKGAQELSVKSGDMVQLVKEGDDGQWFVRNLSSSKEGWIAAANLITLIGKSKSCQSLTSSECSGSENLSTSSSCSETYTSFSDIKP
- the mcf2lb gene encoding guanine nucleotide exchange factor DBS isoform X2 — translated: MGGEETLAHSGFLMEEDAEVELDSGFCMEVDSELSLAGQVSVGSDEHPDRGELDSFVVTGHTYSLFTSNEQTEGSPGGDGWIQTQEDGEMEADSGSMENEDIIAERGVEMDNQSEEVREEEGALDVCLLPVDESRGHVRISLEEVERYYRFSRCCHWLCDEIMQLDSSPLRAADITPDLKKQFAFLSGGRGDNGSPIIVFPEFPAFGEITDGEFHNVLTYLTSVPSLSSTGVGFILVIDRRQDRWAAVKGTLLRIAGSFPGNLQLVLILRPTTLLQRTLSDILFKFNKDEFKMKVPVIMLSSITELHSYIDRSQLTQELGGTQEYCHEKWISHRTAIEGFALMVKKTAQTLQSFGTELAETELPNEIQATTILLSTHTNKKDKMKEDLLVALGQGSRLLESINEPVVRDPDYNMNQDELENLATVQRLLSQLDETERAFDEFWVRHQTKLEQCLQLRHFEHNYREVRALLDQVSEKLATFSEVGISPAHADHILCELTTYEERVCVVLNRVSSLAHEGDELIQNSHYAEDSIQPKCSELRAINEDVRSNLRAKKDHLLKAMELHHCLERASKWVDDGIYLLASQPVDKCQSHEGAELALKELERYLDNSGQNQLTDLSTIWSDYEAVLNQQFRDQVEKVFQKQSSMQEMFDKRRVSLKKLAAKQTRPVQPVAPRPEAFIKSPLSSPAHRAQQVKKCSDTDSGNNCEKGNGQLQNGDSNSRHASLSEEEENLAVLRRHVMNELLETERAYVEELLCVLQGYASEMENAAMAHLIPAPLQNKKEVLFGNMSEIYHFHERTFLRELEQYTDCPELVGRCFLERMTDLQIYEKYCHNKPRSESLWRQCSDCAFFQECQKKLEHKLGLDSYLLKPVQRITKYQLLLKEMLKYSKSCEGADDLQEALTAILGILKAVNDSMHLIAITGYEGNMSELGKLLMQGSFSVWTEHKKGHAKVKDLARFKPMQRHLFLHEKALLFCKRREENGEGYEKAPSYSFKQSLNMSAVGITENAKGDNKKFEIWCNSREEVYIVQAQTAEVKTTWVNEIRKVLTTQLEACRASQQRAPDQVSQFPPGPSLSPLKSGKESLKRGEEKKAEPCNPDANSSSSPKPTGKGSPTSPDHKTKRQSDPTPFGFKGWNKASLSLDASEEHDGYSSAEDPLNSDPEDDNGKKLCAGKYTVMADYEKGAQELSVKSGDMVQLVKEGDDGQWFVRNLSSSKEGWIAAANLITLIGKSKSCQSLTSSECSGSENLSTSSSCSETYTSFSDIKP